In Haliaeetus albicilla chromosome 2, bHalAlb1.1, whole genome shotgun sequence, a single genomic region encodes these proteins:
- the KRBA1 gene encoding protein KRBA1 codes for MVAPHPPAPRDLPGHLGTGALLRDGGEPRYRHQHRQCPAAGGSGGTGPGLLGAAVPLRAVPGVGRQLQPRSSGSGERGAGSGAAPPLPAVLQRAPDPRCRAMAAPRQEVSLQAPVTFEDVEVQFSVEEWELLEEWQRDLHREVTEGTSQLLASLGPPSSPALGALVRLVKEIPKFLFGGPKAGAEPGATSSRDAAAGSEQMGAGGVAAEGGSPWGRPACLQDKPPGRPRPPWSWAMLGAGGWQSLTVELGMVHAAVKMEAPVETCPLRSLEKCLEELVVRGSGHPATPSPPASGSHAPGERQQGEPSGHQSLPGRHLLRGLATPPGPSLAKSPAAPARCCPQSGDGAGHPGSLSSISFTSSATREPAAQAVAWGWNGGLCHSPTLPAAGTVGQSPLQGLLDCLRDIATPKPIPAWPAAAGRRQGAAVPGTGGCRVSAAGVTAPVVPPRSPAKTRALGTRGTAVPGNTRPAGSTRPPACPPAAGMVTKRPFAEAGAMSPPGSGMCPGSCSGVSLPKKRCPGMSPPSPREAPGEAQDPWAEVGRVRAVLVEELERLCRDLGSVCREVRGVRSRLERLERGQARKMAALARSHQRLRHAVQRLEGWCWALETRARPNSLRLLQLPEGEDGADAVGFLQTMLPAAMGLLPAPAPLQTESARRLCGPPTPARPLLFSLLHFTDKLALLRAAHRYPEPHSWAGTRLAIVPAAGPPCCQDPLAAGRWAWRAAEPHCSTRCPAAGHGRGSVEP; via the exons ATGGTGGCCCcgcaccccccagccccgcgggACCTGCCCGGGCACCTCGGGACGGGGGCTTTGCTCCGGGATGGGGGCGAACCCCGGTACCGGCACCAGCACCGGCAgtgccccgcggcgggggggagcgggggcaccgggccggggctgctggGCGCCGCGGTCCCGCTCCGAGCCGTGCCGGGGGTCGGGCGGCAGCTCCAGCCGCGCTCCAGTgggagcggggagcggggagccgggagcggggctgctccgccgctgcccgccgTCCTGCAGCGGGCACCGGACCCGCGCTGCCGAGCCATGGCCGCGCCTCGGCAG gagGTGTCCCTGCAGGCACCGGTGACGTTCGAGGACGTGGAGGTCCAGTTCTCAGTGGAGGagtgggagctgctggaggaatGGCAGCGGGACCTGCACCGGGAGGTGACGGAGGGGACATCCCAACTGCTGGCCTCCCTTG GgccccccagcagcccagccctCGGCGCCCTGGTGCGGCTGGTGAAGGAGATCCCCAAGTTTCTCTTCGGTGGCCCCAAGGCTGGCGCAGAGCCGggtgccaccagcagcagggatgCGGCAGCGGGCTCTGAGCAGATGGGCGCAGGTG GTGTTGCTGCAGAGGGGGGATCTCCCTGGGGccggcctgcctgcctgcaggacAAGCCCCCCGGCAGACCCCGGCCCCCATGGAGCTGGGCCATGCTGGGAGCCGGGGGCTGGCAGAGCCTCACAGTGGAGCTGGGGATGGTGCATGCAGCGG TTAAAATGGAGGCACCGGTGGAGACCTGCCCACTCCGCAGCCTGGAGAAATGCCTGGAGGAGCTAGTGGTGAGGGGGTCTGGCCAtcctgccacccccagccccccggcGAGTGGCTCCCATGCCcctggggagaggcagcagggagagccCAGCGGTCACCAATCTCTGCCTGGGAGACACTTGCTCAGAG GCCTGGCCACCCCTCCTGGCCCCTCGCTAGCCAAGTCACCGGCAGCCCCTGCCCGCTGCTGCCCACAATCTGGGGATGGTGCTGGGCACCCCGGCTCTCTGAGCAGCATCTCCTTCACCAGCAGTGCCACCAGGGAGCCAGCAGCCCAGGCCGTGGCCTGGGGCTGGAATGGTGGGCTGTGCCACAGCCCCACGCTGCCAGCTG CTGGGACCGTGGGGCAGAGCCCCCTGCAAGGGCTGCTTGACTGCCTGCGGGACATCGCCACCCCCAAGCCCATCCCAGCCTGGCCAGCGGCTGCTGGCAGAAGACAGGGGGCTGCGGTGCCAGGCACTGGGGGCTGCAGAGTCTCTGCAGCAG GGGTGACAGCACCAGTGGtgcccccccgcagccccgccaAAACGCGAGCGTTGGGGACACGCGGCACTGCCGTGCCAGGGAACACCCGCCCTGCTGGCAGCACCCGGCCGCCCGCCTGTCCCCCCGCCGCAGGGATGGTGACCAAGAGACCCTTTGCAGAAG CGGGTGCCATGTCCCCACCGGGGTCTGGCATGTGTCCTGGCAGTTGCAGCGGGGTGAGCCTGCCCAAGAAGCGGTGCCCTGGAATGAGCCCCCCATCCCCGCGGGAGGCCCCCGGTGAGGCCCAAGACCCGTGGGCTGAAGTTGGCCGGGTCCGAGCCGTCctggtggaggagctggagcgGCTGTGCCGGGACCTGGGCTCGGTGTGCCGGGAAGTGCGGGGCGTGCGGAGCCGCCTAGAGCGGCTAGAACGGGGCCAGGCGCGGAAGATGGCCGCCCTCGCCCGCAGCCACCAGCGCCTCCGCCATGCCGTCCAGCGCCTGGAGGGATGGTGCTGGGCGCTGGAGACCCGCGCCCGGCCCAACAGCCTgcggctgctgcagctgcctgagGGGGAGGATGGTGCCGATGCTGTTGGCTTCCTGCAGACCATGCTGCCGGCGGCGATGGgcctgctgccagccccggcTCCCCTGCAGACCGAGAGCGCCCGCCGGCTGTGCGGCCCTCCCACCCCGGCACGGCCACTGCTCTTCAGCCTGCTCCACTTCACCGACAAGCTGGCACTGCTGCGGGCAGCCCACCGGTACCCTGAGCCCCACAGCTGGGCCGGCACCCGCCTCGCCATCGTCCCCGCCGCCGGTCCCCCCTGTTGCCAAGACCCCCTCGCTGCTGGCCGATGGGCCTGGAGGGCGGCCGAGCCACACTGCAGCACCCGctgccccgctgccggccaCGGCCGGGGCTCCGTGGAGCCATGA
- the LOC104311224 gene encoding uncharacterized protein isoform X2, translated as MAGQTQEPVTFEDVAVYLSRAEWDAIATGQRDLYRTVMLDNYKLLTSLGYPGPKPDVLYRIEHGEEPWVCTPQSPVRWDGPDSPSPGHDGDVSWLEEPPSGWWPGAGGRHALEERMQTPCCGGRCVQWRLRCRRLLNKFKCLGDRSELPAEAASRGVEAVESGDQAQMVFLPGKEGEVEDKQGVKANVTQSRGSPLRPVMEQQNKKADPQKRLRRSRRKRFQRNAQKSRCALREVTFLQRKRKLSVEDLNETILKDHCYCVVSETQLLCCTPHPSPLREHDYCRNRQAGVLALKDHEYCHMQRICYRGRVNKIVHLTGKARAVLHKLAKRKSQIGRIIRKAKRIMWPSKPCANKTLEFPQGSSSASCLSEPAVPPAKAEDDPTKGMCGAFCPPAKQEIVLSQGGTSEPLHAPVVSFEPMAAPPPSNAAAEVKREATHPKVYVHCETQRTQLIQSPDAKENVGGHELVNSNYISLHDAYKMVMRTVNHMLDSVCHNFELGGYSQCKDIWPIIIQIDS; from the exons ATGGCGGGGCAGACGCAG GAACCGGTGACCTTTGAGGACGTTGCTGTCTATCTGAGCCGTGCAGAGTGGGACGCCATTGCAACAGGGCAGAGGGATCTGTACCGCACCGTCATGCTGGACAACTACAAGCTCTTGACATCCCTGG GCTACCCAGGCCCCAAACCTGACGTTTTATACCGGATAGAGCATGGGGAAGAGCCATGGGTCTGCACACCACAGAGCCCAGTGAGGTGGGATGGACCCGACAGCCCCTCTCCAG GACACGATGGGGACGTGAGCTGGCTGGAGGAGCCTCCCTCAGGCTGGTGGCCTGGTGCTGGTGGACGCCATGCGCTGGAGGAGAGGATGCAGACCCCCtgctgtg GAGGACGGTGTGTGCAGTGGCGTCTCCGGTGTAGAAGACTGCTGAACAAGTTCAAGTGTCTCGGGGATAGGAGCGAGCTGCCGGCAGAGGCAGCCAGCAGAGGAGTGGAGGCAGTGGAAAGTGGAGACCAGGCACAGATGGTTTTCTTgcctgggaaagagggagaagtagAGGATAAACAAGGGGTCAAGGCAAATGTGACACAAAGCAGAGGATCCCCACTTCGTCCGGTGATggaacagcaaaacaaaaaggcagatCCTCAGAAGCGCCTGCGTCGTAGCCGTAGGAAGAGGTTTCAAAGGAATGCCCAGAAGAGTCGATGCGCTTTGAGAGAAGTGACATTTCTCCAGAGAAAGAGGAAACTGTCTGTCGAGGATTTGAATGAGACTATTTTGAAAGACCACTGTTACTGTGTGGTGAGTGAGACACAGCTCTTGTGTTGCACCCCACATCCATCTCCTCTGAGAGAACACGACTACTGCAGGAACCGCCAGGCTGGTGTCTTGGCACTTAAGGACCATGAATACTGTCACATGCAAAGGATTTGTTATCGGGGCAGAGTTAATAAAATTGTTCATCTTACTGGTAAGGCTCGGGCCGTGCTTCACAAGCTGGCAAAGCGAAAATCCCAAATAGGGCGAATCATCAGGAAAGCCAAGCGAATTATGTGGCCTTCCAAGCCTTGCGCCAACAAGACGTTAGAATTTCCCCAGGGTTCTTCTAGTGCCAGCTGTCTTTCTGAACCCGCTGTCCCTCCTGCTAAGGCAGAAGACGACCCCACGAAGGGGATGTGTGGGGCATTTTGTCCTCCTGCAAAACAGGAGATTGTGCTGTCGCAAGGGGGCACATCAGAACCACTTCATGCCCCTGTGGTGTCTTTTGAACCCATGGCTGCACCCCCACCCTCAAATGCTGCTGCGGAGGTGAAGAGGGAAGCGACACACCCCAAGGTGTACGTACACTGCGAGACACAGAGGACACAGCTGATCCAGAGCCCTGATGCTAAGGAAAATGTTGGAGGACATGAACTTGTTAATTCAAATTACATATCACTGCATGACGCATATAAAATGGTGATGCGGACTGTCAACCACATGTTGGACTCCGTATGCCATAACTTTGAGCTCGGTGGCTACTCTCAGTGTAAGGATATCTGGCCCATCATCATTCAGATAGACAGCTGA
- the LOC104311224 gene encoding uncharacterized protein isoform X1, whose product MAGQTQEPVTFEDVAVYLSRAEWDAIATGQRDLYRTVMLDNYKLLTSLGYPGPKPDVLYRIEHGEEPWVCTPQSPVRWDGPDSPSPGHDGDVSWLEEPPSGWWPGAGGRHALEERMQTPCCAGGRCVQWRLRCRRLLNKFKCLGDRSELPAEAASRGVEAVESGDQAQMVFLPGKEGEVEDKQGVKANVTQSRGSPLRPVMEQQNKKADPQKRLRRSRRKRFQRNAQKSRCALREVTFLQRKRKLSVEDLNETILKDHCYCVVSETQLLCCTPHPSPLREHDYCRNRQAGVLALKDHEYCHMQRICYRGRVNKIVHLTGKARAVLHKLAKRKSQIGRIIRKAKRIMWPSKPCANKTLEFPQGSSSASCLSEPAVPPAKAEDDPTKGMCGAFCPPAKQEIVLSQGGTSEPLHAPVVSFEPMAAPPPSNAAAEVKREATHPKVYVHCETQRTQLIQSPDAKENVGGHELVNSNYISLHDAYKMVMRTVNHMLDSVCHNFELGGYSQCKDIWPIIIQIDS is encoded by the exons ATGGCGGGGCAGACGCAG GAACCGGTGACCTTTGAGGACGTTGCTGTCTATCTGAGCCGTGCAGAGTGGGACGCCATTGCAACAGGGCAGAGGGATCTGTACCGCACCGTCATGCTGGACAACTACAAGCTCTTGACATCCCTGG GCTACCCAGGCCCCAAACCTGACGTTTTATACCGGATAGAGCATGGGGAAGAGCCATGGGTCTGCACACCACAGAGCCCAGTGAGGTGGGATGGACCCGACAGCCCCTCTCCAG GACACGATGGGGACGTGAGCTGGCTGGAGGAGCCTCCCTCAGGCTGGTGGCCTGGTGCTGGTGGACGCCATGCGCTGGAGGAGAGGATGCAGACCCCCtgctgtg CAGGAGGACGGTGTGTGCAGTGGCGTCTCCGGTGTAGAAGACTGCTGAACAAGTTCAAGTGTCTCGGGGATAGGAGCGAGCTGCCGGCAGAGGCAGCCAGCAGAGGAGTGGAGGCAGTGGAAAGTGGAGACCAGGCACAGATGGTTTTCTTgcctgggaaagagggagaagtagAGGATAAACAAGGGGTCAAGGCAAATGTGACACAAAGCAGAGGATCCCCACTTCGTCCGGTGATggaacagcaaaacaaaaaggcagatCCTCAGAAGCGCCTGCGTCGTAGCCGTAGGAAGAGGTTTCAAAGGAATGCCCAGAAGAGTCGATGCGCTTTGAGAGAAGTGACATTTCTCCAGAGAAAGAGGAAACTGTCTGTCGAGGATTTGAATGAGACTATTTTGAAAGACCACTGTTACTGTGTGGTGAGTGAGACACAGCTCTTGTGTTGCACCCCACATCCATCTCCTCTGAGAGAACACGACTACTGCAGGAACCGCCAGGCTGGTGTCTTGGCACTTAAGGACCATGAATACTGTCACATGCAAAGGATTTGTTATCGGGGCAGAGTTAATAAAATTGTTCATCTTACTGGTAAGGCTCGGGCCGTGCTTCACAAGCTGGCAAAGCGAAAATCCCAAATAGGGCGAATCATCAGGAAAGCCAAGCGAATTATGTGGCCTTCCAAGCCTTGCGCCAACAAGACGTTAGAATTTCCCCAGGGTTCTTCTAGTGCCAGCTGTCTTTCTGAACCCGCTGTCCCTCCTGCTAAGGCAGAAGACGACCCCACGAAGGGGATGTGTGGGGCATTTTGTCCTCCTGCAAAACAGGAGATTGTGCTGTCGCAAGGGGGCACATCAGAACCACTTCATGCCCCTGTGGTGTCTTTTGAACCCATGGCTGCACCCCCACCCTCAAATGCTGCTGCGGAGGTGAAGAGGGAAGCGACACACCCCAAGGTGTACGTACACTGCGAGACACAGAGGACACAGCTGATCCAGAGCCCTGATGCTAAGGAAAATGTTGGAGGACATGAACTTGTTAATTCAAATTACATATCACTGCATGACGCATATAAAATGGTGATGCGGACTGTCAACCACATGTTGGACTCCGTATGCCATAACTTTGAGCTCGGTGGCTACTCTCAGTGTAAGGATATCTGGCCCATCATCATTCAGATAGACAGCTGA
- the LOC104313888 gene encoding LOW QUALITY PROTEIN: GTPase IMAP family member 1-like (The sequence of the model RefSeq protein was modified relative to this genomic sequence to represent the inferred CDS: inserted 1 base in 1 codon), with the protein MAGMERKGLGMRLLLVGKSGAGKSATSNTLLGECLFKFATELVIVSCVQAQGCCDGEDITVTDTADIFDPKAAICEVYKEITHCIRLSSPGPHVLLLGTNLGQSIKEDKEAVQRLQDIFGVDVLKYMIMXTHAEDLAGRSLHNYLQYCSNGALQDLILRCGSRYCGFNNRAVGAEQDQQVTKLMGMVCHVVQENGAMNHRVTGTSRLAGTFGDHLVQALLKQGPPPELVAQDHVQLGFGHL; encoded by the exons gcaAGGGCTTGGGGATGAGGCTCCTCCTGGTTGGGAAGAGTGGGGCAGGGAAAAGTGCCACCAGCAACACCCTCCTCGGAGAATGCCTGTTCAAGTTTGCGACCGAGCTGGTGATAGTTAGCTGTGTGCAAGCACAAGGGTGCTGCGATGGTGAGGACATCACGGTCACTGACACAGCTGATATTTTTGATCCAAAGGCTGCCATCTGTGAGGTGTACAAAGAAATTACTCATTGCATCAGGCTGTCCTCCCCAGGCCcccatgtgctgctgctgggaaccAATCTGGGCCAATCCATCAAGGAGGACAAGGAGGCTGTACAGAGACTGCAGGACATTTTTGGAGTTGATGTTTTGAAGTACATGATCA TTACTCATGCAGAAGACCTGGCAGGGAGGTCGCTGCACAATTACCTGCAGTATTGCAGCAACGGAGCGCTCCAGGACCTGATCCTGCGCTGTGGGAGCAGGTACTGCGGCTTCAACAACAGAGCAGTTGGTGCTGAACAGGACCAGCAGGTCACCAAGCTGATGGGGATGGTCTGCCACGTGGTGCAGGAGAATGGGG CGATGAATCACAGAGTCACAGGAACATcaaggctggcagggacctttggagatcatctagtccaagccctgctcaagcagggtccCCCcccagagctggttgcccaggaccatgtccagttgggttttggaCACctctaa